One genomic segment of Euwallacea fornicatus isolate EFF26 chromosome 18, ASM4011564v1, whole genome shotgun sequence includes these proteins:
- the LOC136344987 gene encoding zinc finger protein castor homolog 1-like isoform X1, translating into MLATMATVTSGILSPNSYVLSADAVALKLSHQEPMDTTFHHRHPFTRTYPDSHHSSDSEQEVPYTPQSPNLPLNVSEPKRNKRKNFKPRCSQNLPSEDEGVLNLSEYNENNNVNVRRRKPLAGVRRVIQDPSFTPMDLSGSKPDSEASERLSHDSEVMSQEESKNDSDNSDSDEFNTERYRTTSENEEAKEDSEGGQSEENESNKIPNSFSIHNLSKPHVTENSVNAHQNLSQDQINEMRNYAMNTMRELLGIYGLTSEVAESISRQLPLAAFTSGKIFENLSLATPHKSHSSLNEPPTPPSTPLSPKHCPESSRSTPIGQAAPSSHFGALGLKLPQAHTLSSPVAPSLLNRESKHSFPLSLNLSRGGATNGCGEGVDYFGEDGSRSKSDMGDDGRLTGIFSGGMSFSHLNKTDSSSPPPMESPLNAMLQQSMSTSLQPRDSSMSSSSLLVNKTSQVDYSKYVKKFASSVECGSTYCKDLNYREHFHCLDCNSRVFLKKEEMIRHFKWHKKRDESLQHGFMRYSPLDDCSDKFANCTHNKKQTHYHCIQENCDKVYISTSDVQMHSNYHRKDSAIMQEGFQRYRATEECGASYCAFFGQRTTHFHCRRTGCRFTFKNKSDMEKHKTYHIKDEQLSRDGFKKFMKNEMCPFENCRFSKVCNHIHCIRPQCSYVLHSSGQLFSHKRKHERKDSELAYRKYKLAQSMMKTLAEGSGLPPTPTQFTPLARDYEAQIDLANFYNHQNSMSNISNTESLSDRNSPLSYNEESEGALAMDLSASEASNLPSQEETLNSEDYWRKYCQFVPETQKCTFRENCHYCFQEHFHCLQDSCEVILTTKEAAREHSRNHEQQEIITDNFFSVSEANELCEDQSCVYQNKEKHYHCSLDGCREVILTSEKPFRRLEHYKMHQYSQKLSLTKDPLTATHLTTSIDGMFCRKRGRPPKNRVIEVWNDYNAGGGSQSLMDSPQAIFTSFKLPKPSTTPSGSRDEDDDEPPPRFPPFNPSEYSNILQSFDSFSENTKCPDTLCPYLGAAHFHCNRKRCLYSTDQMESLVSHAKDFHENVEILNGFEFYDRMVDCRLQGCASNKINRHFHCTRQNCNYSFVQYSQMVLHNQKHETHQEISFPSIRVKSEELLVDRSESKSSSEMEAVNLSQSIDNNKVSVVRASGTFYPISTLPPVSVDQRSSPSDHVTSLTSDRSLLQAFDPQTAPSTTLYGPEISCSRPFCKLKRKPHYHCTACNQAFSELDKLLPHVARHSNSGFLNSSESNNDGDSEFNGIKEECAGSPENLSGERRSSEQKQINVASLSSLQLDIKQQPPKEPDASPYFSTPTFDAYNHFAQFPPNFATQIALMQQQNAFLPQSLYQQGIPSQIMFQHAQLMQSPLLGHQTHPFQTENLTSPLAAMAANLNKRSMSPHDISPDAKKARIQNSMRILKDEPVPMGYLRFRFNEDCKYQHCGYREHQTHFHCQRQDCGYSFCDKTRFVQHTARHERLDTLMGGDFQQYRANVACGRQDCAYTANLGSTQNKASHFHCLKCEFVCTDTNKVVAHRRQHQKLDSIQAAGFEKFTPSQVCRVQNCQHSGKQTHYHCLSCQYAVLGLAQMSAHKYRHMEG; encoded by the exons ATGTTGGCTACAATGGCTACTGTCACGTCCGGAATACTGTCACCGAATTCCTACGTCCTAAGCGCAG ATGCTGTAGCGCTAAAGCTCTCGCACCAAGAACCCATGGACACGACCTTCCACCACAGGCACCCTTTCACTCGCACGTACCCCGACTCTCACCACTCCAGCGACTCAGAACAAGAAGTGCCATACACCCCTCAATCGCCCAACCTCCCACTCAACGTCTCGGAACCAAAAAGAAACAAACGCAAAAACTTTAAACCTCGTTGCTCTCAGAATCTCCCCTCAGAAGATGAGGGAGTGCTCAATCTCAGCGagtataatgaaaataataatgtcAACGTCCGGAGGCGTAAACCCTTGGCAGGAGTCAGGAGAGTGATTCAAGACCCCAGTTTCACCCCTATGGATCTCAGCGGATCAAAGCCGGATTCCGAGGCTTCCGAGCGCCTGAGTCATGATTCTGAGGTGATGAGTCAGGAGGAGTCAAAAAACGACTCGGACAACTCGGATTCTGATGAGTTCAACACCGAGCGATACAGAACTACCTCTGAGAATGAAGAAGCCAAAGAAGACTCAGAAGGAGGACAGAGTGAGGAGAACGAGTCTAATAAGATACCGAACAGTTTCTCCATTCATAACTTGAGTAAGCCGCATGTGACGGAGAATAGTGTGAATGCGCATCAAAATCTTAGTCAGGATCAAATAAATGAGATGCGGAATTATGCTATGAACACCATGAGGGAGTTGTTGGGGATATATGGATTAACTTCGGAGGTTGCTGAGAGTATATCGAGGCAGCTGCCTTTGGCTGCGTTTACTTCTG gaaaaatctTCGAGAACCTCTCTTTGGCCACGCCCCACAAATCCCACTCATCCCTTAACGAACCCCCCACTCCCCCATCAACGCCTCTCTCCCCGAAACACTGCCCCGAGTCGTCGCGCAGCACACCCATTGGCCAAGCCGCGCCCTCTAGTCATTTCGGAGCATTAGGACTGAAGCTACCTCAAGCGCACACCCTCTCGAGTCCCGTCGCGCCCAGCCTCCTCAACCGGGAGAGCAAGCACAGCTTCCCTCTCAGCTTAAATCTGAGCAGAGGGGGCGCGACCAACGGGTGCGGAGAGGGCGTGGACTACTTCGGGGAGGATGGGAGCAGGAGTAAGAGTGATATGGGTGACGACGGGAGGCTTACG GGTATATTCTCCGGGGGAATGTCGTTCTCCCACCTCAACAAGACTGATAGCTCATCCCCTCCCCCCATGGAGTCCCCCCTCAACG CCATGTTGCAACAATCAATGTCGACTTCACTACAGCCACGTGACTCATCTATGTCCTCGTCCAGTCTTCTTGTGAACAAAACCTCTCAAGTGGATTACTCCAAATACGTCAAGAAATTCGCCTCTAGCGTAGAGTGCGGCAGTACGTACTGTAAAGACCTTAACTATCG AGAGCACTTCCACTGTCTGGACTGTAACTCCAGGGTGTTTTTGAAGAAGGAAGAGATGATCAGgcattttaaatggcacaagAAGCGAGATGAGTCTCTACAACACGGTTTCATGCGCTATAGCCCCCTCGATGACTGCAGCGACAAGTTCGCGAATTGCACCCACAACAAGAAGCAAACGCACTATCACTGCATTCAGGAAAATTGTGATAAGGTCTACATATCTACTAGTGATGTGCAGATGCATAGCAATTATCATAGGAAGGACAGCGCCATTATGCAAGAAGGGTTTCAGAG ATACCGAGCCACTGAAGAATGCGGAGCCTCCTATTGCGCCTTCTTCGGCCAAAGAACCACCCACTTCCATTGCAGGAGGACCGGCTGTAGATTTACCTTCAAAAACAAGTCTGACATGG aaaaacacaaaacgtACCACATCAAAGACGAGCAACTGTCCAGAGACggctttaaaaaattcatgaagaaTGAAATGTGCCCTTTCGAAAATTGCCGTTTTTCCAAGGTCTGCAACCACATCCATTGCATCAGGCCTCAGTGTTCTTACGTTCTCCATAGCTCTGGACAGTTATTCTCCCATAAGCGCAAGCATGAAAGGAAAGATAGCGAACTTGCTTATAG GAAGTACAAACTGGCTCAAAGCATGATGAAAACCCTAGCAGAGGGAAGCGGTCTGCCTCCCACCCCTACCCAATTCACACCTTTAGCCAGGGATTACGAGGCTCAAATAGATCTAGCTAATTTCTACAACCACCAAAACTCCATGTCCAATATCTCGAATACTGAAAGTCTGAGTGACCGAAACTCGCCTTTAAGCTACAACGAGGAGTCCGAAGGGGCCCTAGCGATGGACTTGAGCGCCAGTGAAGCCTCAAATCTCCCATCTCAAGAGGAGACTCTCAACTCTGAAGACTACTGGAGGAAGTATTGTCAATTTGTCCCGGAAACTCAGAAATGCACTTTCAGAGAGAATTGCCATTACTGCTTTCAG GAGCACTTCCACTGCCTTCAGGACAGCTGCGAAGTGATTCTGACGACAAAGGAAGCAGCCAGAGAACACTCGAGAAATCATGAGCAGCAGGAAATTATcactgacaattttttttcggtgTCAGAAGCAAACGAGCTTTGCGAAGATCAGTCTTGCGTGTACCAGAATAAGGAGAAACACTACCATTGCAGTCTAGATGGATGCAGGGAAGTGATCTTGACGTCTGAAAAGCCCTTTAGGAGGTTGGAGCACTATAAAATGCATCAGTATAGTCAGAAACTGAGTCTGACAAAGGATCCCTTGACTGCGACCCATCTGACTACGAGCATTGATGGCATGTTTTGTAG gaAACGAGGTAGACCTCCAaaaaaccgagtaattgaagTTTGGAATGACTACAACGCTGGAGGGGGATCCCAAAGCCTAATGGACAGCCCTCAGGCGATTTTCACTAGTTTTAAATTGCCCAAACCATCAACTACTCCTTCTGGGTCCAGAGATGAAGATGATGATGAACC ACCTCCACGATTTCCACCTTTCAACCCCTCGGAATATTCCAACATTCTGCAGTCCTTCGACAGCTTTAGCGAAAACACTAAATGTCCCGATACTTTGTGTCCCTATCTGGGAGCAGCTCATTTCCACTGCAACAGGAAAAGGTGCCTATATTCCACTGACCAAATGGAGTCCCTGGTCAGCCATGCTAAGGACTTCCACGAAAacgtggaaattttaaatggtttcGAGTTCTACGATCGAATGGTTGATTGCAGGCTGCAAGGatgtgcttcaaataaaattaatcg ACACTTCCATTGCACTCGTCAAAACTGCAATTATAGTTTCGTGCAGTACTCCCAGATGGTTTTACACAATCAAAAGCATGAGACACATCAAGAAATCTCCTTTCCAAGTATACGTGTCAAAAGCGAGGAATTGTTGGTCGATAGAAGCGAGTCCAAGAGCAGTTCTGAAATGGAGGCTGTAAATCTCAGCCAAAgtattgataataataaagtttcaG TGGTGAGGGCTTCTGGGACCTTTTACCCTATTTCTACATTACCACCCGTTTCGGTGGACCAGCGAAGTTCACCCTCCGATCATGTAACGTCGTTGACGTCAG aTCGTTCCCTTCTCCAAGCCTTCGACCCCCAAACGGCCCCCTCAACAACCCTATATGGCCCGGAAATCTCTTGCAGTCGGCCCTTTTGCAAGCTGAAACGGAAGCCTCATTACCACTGCACAGCTTGCAATCAGGCCTTCTCGGAACTGGATAAACTGCTGCCTCATGTCGCCAGGCACAGCAACAGTGGTTTCCTGAATTCATCTGAAAGTAATAACGATGGAGATAGCGAGTTCAATGGGATAAAGGAGGAATGTGCTGGAAGCCCGGAAAATTTAAGTGGAGAACGGAGGAGTAGTGAGCAAAAACAGATTAACGTGGCGAGTTTGTCCAGTTTGCAG TTGGACATTAAGCAACAGCCGCCAAAAGAGCCAGATGCCAGTCCGTACTTTTCGACTCCCACATTTGACGCCTACAACCATTTTGCGCAATTCCCACCGAATTTCGCAACGCAAATCGCCCTAATGCAACAACAAAATGCCTTTCTTCCTCAAAGTTTATATCAGCAAGGGATTCCTTCACAAATCATGTTCCAGCACGCTCAGTTGATGCAGAGTCCTTTATTGGGACATCAAACTCATCCTTTCCAA accGAAAACCTCACTTCTCCTTTGGCTGCAATGGCTGCAAACTTGAATAAACGCTCGATGAGTCCACATGACATAAGTCCCGATGCCAAGAAAGCCCGGATTCAGAATTCCATGCGAATTTTAAAAGACGAACCAGTTCCAATGGGATACTTGAGGTTCAGGTTTAATGAG GATTGCAAGTACCAACACTGCGGATACCGAGAGCACCAAACGCACTTCCACTGCCAAAGACAAGATTGTGGATACTCGTTTTGCGATAAAACCCGATTCGTTCAACATACAGCTCGGCATGAAAGGCTTGACACCTTGATGGGTGGCGATTTTCAACAATACCGTGCCAACGTCGCTTGTGGAAGGCAGGATTGTGCATATACTGCTAATTTGG GTTCTACTCAAAACAAAGCATCCCATTTCCACTGCTTAAAGTGCGAATTCGTCTGCACCGACACCAACAAAGTGGTGGCCCACCGTCGTCAACACCAAAAGTTGGACAGCATCCAGGCGGCTGGATTCGAAAAGTTCACTCCCAGTCAAGTGTGTCGTGTTCAAAATTGTCAACATAGCGGGAAACAAACTCACTATCACTGTCTTAGCTGTCAGTACGCTGTCTTGGGCCTGGCGCAAATGAGTGCGCACAAATACCGCCATATGGAGGGCTAA